One stretch of Arachis duranensis cultivar V14167 chromosome 1, aradu.V14167.gnm2.J7QH, whole genome shotgun sequence DNA includes these proteins:
- the LOC127747604 gene encoding protein NUCLEAR FUSION DEFECTIVE 4-like has product MKGGSEIMLGNSRKWIIVVVTIWLQAFTGTNFDFSQYSSAMKSALNISQMQLNYLATANDMGKLFGWSSGFALMYFPLPAVMFIAAAMGFVSYGLQWLLLQGFIHLPYFLVFVVSVLGGVSICWFNTVCFVLCIRSFPVKRALALSLTVSFNGVSGALYTLAANSIDPSSPTLYLLLNALLPLLVSFAAAFFAPIMPHSPAHHDHSNSNSRDSIMFLVLNLLATLTGLYLLLFASHASAGDVASNRLFLGGAIFLLLLPLFVAYASSWSRPAVHDDDLELHKELIISCKRMLEEEQCGSAVLGRLDFWLYYVTYICGGTIGLVYSNNLGQIAESVGTSCEISTLVMVYASFSFFGRLLSALPDYIGSKLYFARTGWLCIALIPTPVAFTFMALSQTPLALPIGTALIGFSSGFIFAAAVSVTSELFGPNSVAVNHNLLITNIPIGSLVYGFLSALLYDANTNSGVCIGRQCYFWTFVCWACTAVLGLLSSLLLFFRTKHAYQLHDGFLRG; this is encoded by the exons ATGAAAGGAGGCAGTGAGATTATGTTGGGAAATTCTCGCAAGTGGATAATTGTGGTGGTCACCATATGGCTGCAGGCCTTCACCGGCACCAACTTCGATTTCTCGCAGTACTCCTCCGCCATGAAATCCGCCCTCAACATATCGCAGATGCAGCTCAACTACCTAGCCACCGCCAACGACATGGGCAAGCTCTTTGGCTGGTCCTCCGGCTTCGCCCTCATGTACTTCCCTCTTCCTGCCGTCATGTTCATCGCCGCCGCCATGGGCTTTGTCAGCTACGGCCTCCAGTGGCTCCTTCTCCAAGGCTTCATCCACCTCCCTTATTTTCTG GTGTTCGTTGTGAGTGTGTTAGGAGGGGTGAGCATATGTTGGTTCAACACAGTGTGCTTTGTTCTGTGCATAAGGAGCTTCCCGGTGAAGAGAGCACTGGCACTGTCCCTCACTGTAAGCTTCAATGGTGTGAGCGGGGCACTCTACACGCTGGCCGCCAATTCAATAGACCCTTCATCTCCTACTCTCTATCTGCTTCTCAATGCCCTTCTTCCCCTTCTCGTCTCCTTCGCCGCCGCCTTCTTCGCCCCAATTATGCCCCACTCTCCTGCTCATCATGATCACTCTAACAGTAACAGTCGCGACTCCATCATGTTCCTGGTACTCAACTTGCTGGCCACTCTCACTGGCCTCTACCTCCTCCTATTTGCCTCCCATGCATCCGCGGGGGATGTGGCATCCAACAGGCTCTTCTTGGGGGGCGCcattttccttcttctcttgcCCTTATTCGTTGCTTATGCCAGCTCGTGGTCTCGTCCAGCAGTTCATGATGACGACCTCGAGCTGCATAAGGAACTCATCATTAGCTGCAAGAGGATGCTGGAAGAAGAGCAGTGTGGCAGCGCCGTTCTTGGAAGGCTGGATTTCTGGCTCTACTACGTTACCTACATTTGCGGAGGAACTATTGGGCTTGTGTATAGCAATAACCTGGGACAGATTGCGGAGTCAGTGGGCACGAGTTGTGAGATTTCTACACTTGTGATGGTGTATGCCTCCTTTTCCTTCTTCGGTCGCTTGCTTTCGGCTCTACCCGACTATATTGGTAGCAAATTGTACTTTGCAAGGACTGGTTGGCTATGCATTGCACTAATACCCACCCcggttgcattcacattcatggCGCTATCACAAACTCCCCTCGCACTCCCCATAGGCACGGCGTTGATAGGCTTCAGTTCCGGATTCATATTCGCTGCTGCCGTCTCTGTCACGTCGGAACTCTTTGGTCCCAACAGTGTTGCCGTCAATCACAACCTTCTCATAACAAACATCCCAATTGGATCCCTGGTCTACGGCTTCCTGTCCGCCTTACTCTACGACGCCAACACAAATTCCGGCGTGTGCATTGGCAGGCAGTGCTACTTCTGGACTTTTGTGTGCTGGGCTTGCACGGCTGTCCTCGGActgctttctagtctcctccTGTTCTTCAGAACCAAACATGCATACCAATTACATGATGGTTTTTTAAGAGGATGA
- the LOC127747606 gene encoding aspartic proteinase CDR1-like, whose protein sequence is MGGSSRVQNAVVVVTAVLVVLGMNVDGFSTELIPRHSPASPFYNPSRSQYEHLQDAIERSRKRVNHFENKLEAPLSPGGIEYLMRISIGTPPVEFVAIADTGSDLTWTQCLPCTQCYKQNFPIYDPRRSSSYKTISCKADVCFDLQSISSGCDRNNSTCEYLYGYADNSRTQGTLSTESITIGGTVIRNNIFGCSHLSTGTFPSTASGIIGLGAGKLSLVSQLGESGRKFSYCLAPYSSKSTTRISFGSDALLSGVSTPIQSDPAFDAFYFLSLESLSVGSKTIPLPSSNGVIRGGGGNIVIDSGTTVTFLPQETLLRLVSALEEAIRVPKTTDPTSTFSLCYRVEGESEFPNVTADFKGARVVLRPVNTFVEVADGVVCLAVLPTQRVSVFGNIAQTNFLVGYDLDARAVTFKPTDCTKAN, encoded by the coding sequence ATGGGCGGCAGCAGCAGAGTTCAAAATGCAGTAGTTGTTGTAACGGCGGTGTTGGTGGTGTTGGGAATGAATGTTGATGGGTTCAGCACGGAACTGATTCCCCGGCATTCTCCCGCGTCCCCGTTTTACAACCCATCAAGAAGCCAGTACGAGCATTTGCAGGATGCAATCGAGCGATCACGGAAGCGAGTGAACCATTTCGAGAACAAACTAGAGGCCCCGCTGAGTCCGGGCGGTATAGAGTATCTGATGCGGATATCCATTGGAACTCCGCCGGTGGAGTTTGTGGCAATAGCAGACACTGGGAGTGATCTAACATGGACTCAGTGCCTGCCATGCACACAATGCTACAAGCAAAACTTCCCCATCTACGATCCCCGCCGTTCGTCCTCTTACAAGACCATCTCATGCAAGGCTGACGTGTGTTTCGATCTACAATCCATAAGCTCAGGCTGTGACCGAAACAACAGCACATGTGAGTATCTTTATGGATATGCCGACAATTCCCGGACCCAGGGAACGCTATCCACTGAAAGTATTACCATCGGCGGAACAGTGATTCGCAACAATATATTCGGATGTTCACATCTAAGCACGGGGACTTTTCCGAGCACAGCGAGCGGCATCATAGGGCTTGGTGCTGGCAAACTTTCCTTGGTTTCTCAGTTAGGTGAGTCTGGGAGAAAATTCTCCTATTGTCTAGCACCATATTCTTCTAAATCCACCACCAGGATAAGCTTCGGTTCCGATGCCCTTCTTTCTGGTGTCTCAACTCCTATTCAGAGTGATCCTGCCTTCGACGCcttctactttctctctcttgaATCCCTCAGCGTTGGCAGCAAGACAATCCCACTCCCGTCATCAAACGGTGTAATTCGAGGAGGAGGGGGGAATATCGTCATTGATTCTGGCACAACGGTCACATTCCTACCACAAGAGACACTTCTTCGATTGGTTTCGGCTTTGGAAGAAGCCATAAGGGTTCCCAAGACGACTGACCCTACCAGTACATTCAGCCTTTGTTACAGGGTTGAGGGGGAGAGTGAATTTCCGAATGTGACTGCAGATTTCAAGGGGGCTCGAGTGGTGCTACGCCCAGTGAATACCTTCGTAGAGGTTGCAGATGGTGTGGTGTGCTTGGCAGTTTTGCCAACACAACGAGTATCTGTTTTTGGGAACATTGCTCAGACCAACTTCTTAGTGGGATATGATCTAGATGCTCGCGCTGTCACTTTTAAGCCTACCGATTGTACCAAAGCCAATTAA